A single region of the Epinephelus moara isolate mb chromosome 16, YSFRI_EMoa_1.0, whole genome shotgun sequence genome encodes:
- the s100b gene encoding protein S100-B gives MTMTDLETSMATIIAVFQKYSEREGDKHKLKKSELKDLLNDELPDLMGHVKDQATLDSLMESLDADGDAECDFQEFMTFISMVTVCCHEFFEHEDE, from the exons ATGACAATGACCGACCTGGAGACCTCGATGGCGACCATCATCGCCGTGTTCCAGAAGTACTCGGAAAGAGaaggagacaaacacaaactgaagaAGAGCGAGCTGAAGGATCTGCTCAACGACGAGCTGCCGGATCTGATGGGG CATGTGAAAGACCAGGCTACACTCGACAGCCTGATGGAGAGCCTGGACGCCGACGGCGACGCCGAGTGCGACTTCCAGGAGTTCATGACATTCATCTCCATGGTTACCGTCTGTTGCCACGAGTTCTTCGAGCACGAGGAcgagtga
- the LOC126402325 gene encoding small cell adhesion glycoprotein homolog — protein MDGHTTPAPGTLPLSTKAVTKMVTNGTDTDDGDLAALIGGIVGSVLLLLICIIAVLLWCMSRQKGSYVTNETDGDDEVDDDDNRSVGSDAELQCKEPLKTKEDE, from the exons atggacGGTCACACGACTCCAGCCCCTGGGACCCTCCCTCTTTCTACCAAAGCTGTGACTAAGATGGTGACAAATG GCACCGACACTGACGATGGAGATTTGGCAGCTTTAATCGGAG GGATCGTCGGCTCCGTGCTGCTGCTCCTCATCTGCATCATAGCCGTGCTGCTGTGGTGTATGTCCAGGCAAAAAGGCTCATACGTCACCAACGAGACGGACGGCGACGACGAGGTGGACGACGACGACAATCGGTCCGTGGGCTCTGATGCGGAGCTCCAATGCAAAGAACCTCTGAAGACCAAAGAGGACGAATAA